A genome region from Triticum aestivum cultivar Chinese Spring chromosome 2B, IWGSC CS RefSeq v2.1, whole genome shotgun sequence includes the following:
- the LOC123045144 gene encoding xyloglucan endotransglucosylase/hydrolase 2, translating to MMCGSLWQLLAVVVAVSAVTRAVAALKAGRSLHRDFDDGRVVELALDRETGSRLESKDRYLFGRFDLDIRLVAGESAGTITSLYPPPMREVALPSHGPSTRRGRVGRRRRGVDDQGISRMPAVGRRSRDAAHSLPLFLADDASRKNL from the exons ATGATGTGCGGCTCCCTCTGGCAGCTCCTGGCCGTGGTCGTGGCCGTGTCAGCGGTGACGCGGGCGGTGGCCGCCCTGAAGGCTGGTCGGAGCCTGCACCGGGACTTCGACGACGGCCGGGTGGTGGAGCTGGCGCTGGACCGGGAGACGGGGTCCAGGCTGGAGTCCAAGGACCGGTACCTCTTCGGGCGGTTCGATCTCGACAtcaggctcgtcgccggcgagtccGCCGGGACCATCACTTCCTTGTAC CCTCCTCCGATGAGGGAGGTGGCTCTGCCCAGCCATGGCCCTAGCACTCGCCGTGGGAGAGTAGGGCGGCGCCGTCGTGGGGTGGATGACCAGGGGATATCCAGGATGCCGGCGGTGGGTCGAAGAAGCAGAGATGCAGCACATTCTCTTCCTCTCTTCCTTGCTGACGACGCGTCCCGCAAG AATTTATAG